A genomic stretch from Coffea eugenioides isolate CCC68of unplaced genomic scaffold, Ceug_1.0 ScVebR1_3505;HRSCAF=4727, whole genome shotgun sequence includes:
- the LOC113758026 gene encoding uncharacterized protein LOC113758026, with protein sequence MLVSLEVLEISDCSEMYGVIGGELGEDQISQEDDAQQQDIVGKHRESSALERSNKLEFVFPKLSSLILIGLPNLLSFAGSRREECELKFPCLTHLKILLCRQLKQLCPGKLDAPNLEKVEVVENAIPVDLKDRKFIFLRDSAASDFYRRKKWELS encoded by the exons ATGCTTGTGAGCCTTGAGGTGCTTGAAATTAGTGATTGCTCGGAAATGTATGGAGTTATTGGTGGGGAATTAGGAGAAGATCAGATCAGTCAGGAAGATGATGCTCAGCAACAAGATATCGTTGGAAAACATAGAGAGAGCTCTGCATTGGAAAGAAGCAACAAGCTGGAATTTGTGTTTCCCAAACTGAGCTCTTTAATTTTGATAGGCCTCCCAAATCTTTTGAGTTTCGCTGGTAGTCGCCGCGAGGAATGTGAACTCAAATTTCCCTGTCTAACACATCTGAAAATACTGCTGTGCCGGCAGTTGAAGCAATTGTGTCCAGGAAAGCTGGATGCACCAAATCTTGAGAAAGTTGAAGTGGTCGAGAATGCCATTCCTGTGGATTTAAAG GATAGAAAGTTCATCTTTTTGAGGGACTCAGCGGCCTCTGATTTCTACCGAAGGAAGAAATGGGAGTTGTCGTGA
- the LOC113758027 gene encoding disease resistance protein At4g27190-like: MAINDCALTIAGAMAANCVDPVLHQCQYLFRYRSNVLTLRDEMKKLELKKADVQQLVDAAINNGKSIKPNVIDWLRQVDDLKKEADAIFRHMENVKMNCLNVRLPNLKSHYLLGRDADKRKNAAQKLLSEGQFDEVGYTAPLEKMSFSESTLPLEEGLATLMSTKKEVMRVLEQDKTNLIVICGMAGVGKTTLVNQIADQVKYGKLFYKVAMLTMSKNPSMRNAQNRLAEQLGVQIPAHIDGARFGQTIYNKLSGRVLVILDEIWKEVDFKSLGIPVSEKIKVIVTSQSPCVCRNMGAKIVGVNALPEEEACYLFKAVAGISDDSVLSDVAKQFAEECKGIPLALVVVARGLRTNCKTLKSWELALGQLQKYTFRELEGEKDLVYSIVEWSYDNLESVEAKSLLLLCSLFPEDYSIPVECLVRYGKGLELFNERDTLGDVRCRVDVLVNDLRSYHLLLDDSEREDHVKLHDVMRETCLKIASKGEHVFLVGNATEEERHQLPDSFGPYTAISLTLEGSIRLFPFGEECPRLKLLRLVFQSGKVNLSKDAFEGMEDLRVMELNNSHTEFSLSWPGQMLTSLRTLCLDYCVLDTGTSSMLGYMMQLEMLSFFKSRLQGDQFPVEIARLSNLKSLDLRVERSQQPLPHGILSSLKKLEELYMGSPHHLRLGRDKEEERGCLEEIASLSCLECLQIHVYDLNLLFQLLHQLPIQRLLRFHIVGADHKINQRDLTREYQFRNSFELIYYRYKKRRFVFKQALDPIVSSIVKRAENLTFEGVPCLRNLVSDLDEDGFVNLRRLKLDHEVHQCLIESTTNLVARQVFENLVFMELDHVNLEEICRGNLPPRCFSQLREMKLKYTNIKHLWKGPIEPPSLCSLRTVELRYCHRIVTLFSQSTLKCLVKLQKLVVHQCTNLESIVMREESVNEEVLELPLLETLVMQESGCLCFDSKRETARAFLNQVTLSLSVSLSLFLIYFLCVKEVFDHNELTEEAIYFSQKLLIKYSKLFQWSYSSP; encoded by the coding sequence ATGGCGATCAATGATTGTGCTCTTACCATTGCAGGCGCAATGGCAGCAAATTGTGTCGATCCAGTTCTGCACCAATGTCAGTATTTGTTTCGCTACAGAAGCAACGTTCTAACTCTGAGGGATGAGATGAAAAAACTTGAACTAAAGAAAGCTGATGTGCAACAATTAGTTGATGCAGCAATTAACAATGGTAAATCAATTAAACCAAATGTCATTGACTGGCTAAGACAAGTTGACGATCTAAAGAAAGAGGCAGACGCCATTTTTAGGCATATGGAAAATGTCAAGATGAATTGCCTTAATGTCAGGCTTCCAAATTTGAAGTCACATTATTTGCTAGGCCGAGATGctgacaaaagaaaaaatgctgCTCAAAAACTTCTGAGCGAGGGGCAATTTGATGAAGTTGGATACACTGCTCCATTAGAGAAAATGTCTTTTAGTGAATCAACCCTACCTTTAGAGGAAGGACTAGCTACTCTGATGTCAACAAAGAAGGAAGTGATGAGAGTTCTAGAGCAGGACAAAACAAATCTTATTGTGATTTGTGGTATGGCTGGTGTTGGCAAGACTACCTTGGTGAACCAAATTGCAGACCAAGTTAAGTatggaaaattattttataaggtggcCATGTTAACTATGTCTAAAAATCCAAGCATGAGAAATGCTCAAAATCGGCTTGCTGAGCAGTTAGGGGTGCAAATTCCAGCACATATTGATGGTGCCAGATTTGGACAAACAATATATAATAAACTAAGCGGGAGAGTTCTTGTTATATTGGATGAGATTTGGAAAGAAGTTGACTTCAAGAGTCTTGGGATTCCTGTTAGCGAGAAGATAAAGGTTATAGTGACATCTCAGTCCCCCTGTGTTTGCAGGAACATGGGAGCTAAAATTGTTGGGGTTAATGCCTTGCCTGAGGAAGAAGCATGTTATCTTTTTAAAGCGGTTGCGGGAATTTCTGATGATTCCGTTTTGAGTGATGTTGCAAAACAGTTTGCAGAGGAATGCAAAGGTATACCTCTCGCGCTCGTTGTTGTCGCCAGGGGATTAAGGACTAACTGTAAAACACTAAAATCCTGGGAACTGGCCCTTGGACAGCTGCAAAAATACACATTCAGAGAATTAGAAGGAGAAAAAGATTTGGTGTATTCAATAGTTGAGTGGAGCTACGACAATTTGGAAAGTGTCGAGGCTAAGTCACTGCTTTTGCTTTGCAGTTTGTTTCCAGAAGATTATAGCATTCCAGTTGAATGTTTGGTCAGGTACGGCAAAGGGCTAGAATTGTTCAACGAGAGAGACACGTTAGGTGATGTAAGATGCAGAGTAGACGTGCTTGTTAATGACCTCAGGAGTTACCATTTGTTGCTGGATGATAGTGAAAGAGAAGACCATGTAAAATTGCATGATGTCATGCGAGAAACTTGCTTGAAAATTGCATCAAAAGGCGAGCATGTATTTTTGGTAGGGAATGCTACAGAGGAAGAAAGGCACCAACTACCGGATTCATTTGGTCCTTATACGGCTATTTCACTAACATTAGAAGGTTCCATTAGACTATTTCCATTTGGCGAGGAATGTCCAAGGCTTAAGCTATTGCGTTTGGTATTCCAATCAGGCAAAGTGAACCTATCAAAAGATGCTTTCGAAGGAATGGAAGATCTCAGGGTCATGGAGTTAAACAATTCACACACAGAATTTTCGCTATCATGGCCAGGCCAAATGTTAACGAGCCTTCGGACATTGTGCCTGGATTATTGTGTATTGGACACTGGAACGTCATCAATGCTTGGATATATGATGCAATTGGAAATGTTGAGCTTCTTTAAATCCAGACTTCAAGGTGATCAGTTTCCAGTAGAGATTGCTCGGTTGAGTAATTTAAAGTCGTTGGATTTGAGGGTCGAGCGAAGTCAGCAGCCGTTGCCTCATGGTATCCTGTCAAGCTTGAAGAAACTAGAAGAATTGTACATGGGATCTCCTCACCATTTGCGGCTGGGGAgagacaaagaagaagaaagaggatGCCTTGAAGAGATCGCATCACTCTCTTGCCTTGAGTGTCTCCAAATTCATGTCTATGACCTTAACCTCCTATTTCAGTTATTGCACCAACTTCCTATTCAGAGGTTGTTAAGATTTCACATTGTAGGAGCTGATCATAAAATTAACCAGAGAGATCTTACTAGAGAGTATCAATTTCGGAACAGTTTCGAACTTATTTACTATCGGTATAAAAAGAGGAGGTTTGTATTTAAACAAGCATTGGATCCTATAGTTAGCAGCATTGTTAAGAGAGCAGAGAATCTCACTTTTGAGGGCGTGCCCTGCTTGAGGAATCTGGTGAGCGACTTGGATGAAGATGGATTTGTCAACCTGAGAAGGCTTAAATTAGACCATGAGGTACACCAATGCCTTATTGAATCCACCACCAATTTAGTTGCTCGACAGGTTTTCGAAAATTTGGTGTTCATGGAATTAGATCAtgtgaatttggaagaaatatGTCGTGGGAATCTTCCACCTCGGTGCTTCAGTCAACTTCGGGAGATGAAACTTAAGTACACAAATATTAAGCATTTGTGGAAGGGGCCAATTGAACCTCCGTCACTTTGCAGCCTCAGAACTGTTGAGCTAAGATACTGCCATCGAATTGTAACTCTCTTCTCACAATCAACGCTGAAATGTCTAGTGAAACTCCAAAAGCTAGTAGTTCATCAGTGTACAAACTTGGAAAGCATTGTCATGAGGGAAGAAAGTGTGAACGAGGAAGTGCTTGAGCTACCCCTACTCGAAACTTTAGTGATGCAAGAATCAGGCTGCTTGTGTTTTGACTCCAAACGTGAAACAGCCAGAGCTTTTCTCAACCAggtcactctctctctctctgtttcttTGTCTCTCTTTCTGATATACTTCCTTTGTGTCAAAGAAGTATTTGACCATAATGAGCTCACTGAAGAAGCAATTTATTTTTCCCAAAAACTgttaattaaatattcaaaattGTTTCAGTGGTCATATTCTAGTCCTTGA